A stretch of the Archangium violaceum genome encodes the following:
- a CDS encoding EamA family transporter — translation MSEASSVRPPLTLPPIPAVLLAVVSVQGGAAFAKELFPVLGSAGTAGLRIGLSALILLTVFRPPLARLTRAQWVVVIPYGVVLGTMNLSFYKALERIPLGLAVTLEFVGPLALAVFGSRRASDFLWALLAAVGIALITPWRGGVGSLDVLGVLLALFAGACWAAYIVLGGRVSRVFPGGQSVATGMLFGALTVLPFSFAEGLAVRLTPPLFAAGLAVALLSSAVPYTLEMMALRVLPSRTFGILMSLEPAVAALAGLVFLREQLTVTQWLALVFVSAASAGAALTARRVPPPVEA, via the coding sequence ATGAGTGAAGCCTCCTCGGTTCGTCCTCCCCTGACCCTGCCTCCCATTCCGGCGGTGCTCCTCGCCGTGGTGAGCGTGCAGGGTGGCGCCGCCTTCGCGAAGGAGCTGTTCCCGGTGCTCGGCTCGGCGGGCACGGCGGGCCTGCGCATCGGGCTGTCCGCGCTCATTCTGCTCACGGTGTTCCGTCCGCCGCTCGCTCGGCTCACGCGCGCGCAGTGGGTCGTGGTCATCCCGTATGGGGTGGTGCTCGGCACGATGAATTTGAGCTTCTACAAGGCGCTCGAGCGCATCCCGCTGGGACTGGCCGTCACGCTGGAGTTCGTGGGGCCCCTGGCGCTCGCGGTGTTCGGGTCGCGGCGCGCCTCGGACTTCCTGTGGGCGCTGCTCGCGGCGGTGGGCATCGCCCTCATCACCCCATGGCGTGGGGGGGTGGGCTCGCTCGACGTGCTGGGTGTGCTGCTGGCGCTCTTCGCGGGTGCGTGCTGGGCGGCGTACATCGTGCTCGGCGGGCGCGTGTCCAGGGTGTTTCCGGGAGGGCAGAGCGTCGCGACGGGAATGTTGTTCGGGGCCCTGACGGTGCTGCCCTTTTCATTCGCGGAGGGCCTCGCGGTACGCCTCACGCCTCCGTTGTTCGCGGCCGGCCTGGCCGTCGCGCTCCTCTCCAGTGCGGTGCCGTACACGTTGGAGATGATGGCGCTGCGAGTCCTGCCGAGCCGCACCTTTGGCATCCTGATGAGTCTGGAGCCCGCGGTCGCGGCGCTCGCTGGCCTGGTGTTCTTGCGCGAGCAGCTCACGGTGACGCAGTGGCTCGCGCTGGTGTTCGTGAGCGCCGCGTCCGCGGGGGCCGCGCTCACCGCGCGCCGCGTGCCTCCTCCGGTGGAGGCCTGA
- a CDS encoding transposase — MSQKKARAAEGRVRTKEPDRSQGWLFKQMPEQLVEPEHPVRVVAAAVEALDLRGFLAGAKAVEGHAGRPVTSPRLLLALWVYGIEQGVGTATELARRCEEDRAYQWLAGGVKVSHDKLSQFRVEHLEVLQQVFTDVLSVLLQQGLVSLEQVAQDGTRVRASASAPSFRREQSPRECQEQAELHLQAVLAQKDDPELTRGQQATREAKARDYQARVDAALEAIKQQQARKKGADKEKVRASATDADARVMKMADGGFRPAYNLQFAVAGEALGGPRTIVGVEVTNQGSDMGSVSPRVEQIEQRTGQVPERVLADGGHATCADVKQCSAKGVEALISVPERMAQAGQQGDHSPEVEAWRERMRTDEAKEQYKARAGLVENVNAQVKGRYGLTQVTVRGLDKVKCVALLVALAHNLAAHGQPLVDALPARQSALAEPAHLLELAPGNAASLGGGISPVPVDQVTALPAGF; from the coding sequence GTGAGCCAGAAGAAAGCGCGGGCAGCAGAGGGAAGAGTCCGGACGAAAGAGCCGGACAGGTCGCAAGGCTGGCTGTTCAAGCAGATGCCGGAGCAGTTGGTGGAGCCGGAGCACCCGGTGCGGGTAGTGGCGGCGGCGGTGGAGGCGTTGGACCTGAGAGGTTTTCTGGCCGGGGCCAAGGCGGTGGAGGGACATGCGGGACGCCCGGTGACAAGTCCCCGGTTGCTGTTGGCGCTGTGGGTGTACGGGATTGAGCAGGGAGTGGGGACGGCGACGGAGCTGGCGCGCCGGTGCGAGGAGGACAGGGCGTACCAGTGGCTGGCCGGTGGAGTGAAGGTGAGCCACGACAAGCTGAGCCAGTTCCGGGTGGAGCACCTGGAGGTGTTGCAGCAGGTGTTTACCGACGTGCTCTCGGTGCTGTTGCAGCAGGGGCTGGTGAGTTTGGAGCAGGTGGCGCAGGACGGCACGCGGGTGAGGGCCAGTGCCTCGGCGCCTTCGTTCCGGCGAGAGCAGTCGCCGCGGGAGTGCCAGGAGCAGGCCGAGCTGCACTTGCAAGCGGTGCTGGCGCAGAAGGACGACCCGGAGCTGACGCGTGGGCAGCAGGCGACACGAGAGGCCAAGGCGCGTGACTACCAGGCGCGGGTGGACGCGGCGCTGGAGGCGATAAAGCAACAGCAGGCCAGGAAGAAGGGGGCGGACAAGGAGAAGGTGCGCGCCTCCGCCACGGATGCGGATGCACGGGTGATGAAGATGGCCGATGGGGGTTTCCGACCCGCCTACAACCTGCAATTCGCGGTGGCTGGGGAGGCGCTGGGAGGGCCGCGAACGATTGTGGGAGTGGAAGTCACCAACCAGGGCAGCGACATGGGCAGCGTGAGCCCCAGGGTGGAGCAGATTGAGCAACGCACGGGCCAGGTGCCCGAGCGCGTGCTGGCCGATGGCGGCCATGCCACGTGCGCAGACGTGAAGCAGTGCTCGGCCAAGGGGGTTGAAGCGCTCATTTCGGTGCCCGAGCGCATGGCCCAGGCCGGGCAGCAGGGGGACCATTCCCCCGAGGTAGAGGCGTGGCGTGAGCGCATGCGCACCGACGAGGCCAAGGAGCAGTACAAGGCCCGCGCCGGCCTGGTGGAGAACGTCAACGCGCAGGTGAAGGGGCGCTATGGCCTGACGCAGGTGACGGTGCGGGGGCTGGACAAGGTGAAGTGTGTCGCCTTGCTGGTGGCCCTGGCGCACAACCTGGCCGCACACGGCCAGCCTCTGGTGGATGCGCTGCCGGCGCGCCAGAGCGCGCTTGCCGAGCCGGCTCACCTCCTCGAGCTGGCTCCAGGCAACGCGGCCTCTCTCGGTGGCGGCATCAGTCCGGTGCCGGTGGACCAGGTCACCGCCTTGCCTGCTGGCTTCTGA
- a CDS encoding M56 family metallopeptidase, translated as MSGAVSQSLGWALLHLLWQGALVAGALAVALRVLDRRAASVRYLLACGALTLMLVLPALTGWRHYTSLQKEEPLPEASAPVMLHTREPVSAPVPTLTPRAAEPTPVLERALSRVGEHMHWLVLAWGLGVAVSSLRLLSGWLKLRRLVREAEPAPTEWQEALEKLSQRLGLTRPVRLLRSAALDVPAAVGWLRPVVLLPVTALTGLSARQLEMVLAHELAHIRRHDFVVNLVQTLVETLLFYHPAVWWMSRVIRVEREHCCDDIAVGTSGNAVSYARALTALESLRVMPLEASSPAMSALGGSLTDRVRRLVVAPAARCSSRWVAGASVVTLMSGAAVAAPLAALVLPERPAATAEAPAPLAPPSAPLAAKGPASLPASEREVESFAQGVVATVVPGVLSALSAQGPALARNILAQAPAPAPIPVPVPKPVGAGKRGDDKDEDTTRVGDKQLSVDQLVALKVAGVTPERVKELESLGYEPTVENLVQLGHAHVTPGFAREMTGLLGRKPTADELVEMRHLGVTTERVKALGAAGYGKLSADGLTQAAALGVDERFINELKAAGYDTLSFDDLIELRALGVNGPFVQGLKAAGYDKLPADELVQFKALGVTPEYLRSLREAGLDKLPAEDVVQLRALGVDAGFIRKLRDEGLDKLSVDELVRLRTSGVDADFIRELRKKQ; from the coding sequence ATGAGCGGAGCCGTGTCGCAGTCCCTGGGCTGGGCGTTGCTGCATCTCCTCTGGCAGGGAGCACTCGTGGCAGGGGCGCTGGCCGTGGCCCTGCGCGTGCTCGATCGTCGCGCGGCCTCCGTGCGCTACCTGCTGGCCTGTGGCGCGCTGACGCTGATGCTCGTGCTGCCCGCGCTCACCGGCTGGCGGCACTACACCTCCCTCCAGAAGGAGGAGCCGCTCCCCGAGGCCTCCGCTCCGGTGATGCTCCACACCCGCGAGCCGGTGAGCGCTCCCGTCCCCACGCTGACGCCGCGCGCCGCCGAGCCCACGCCCGTGCTGGAGCGGGCGTTGTCGCGGGTGGGCGAGCACATGCACTGGCTGGTGCTCGCGTGGGGACTGGGCGTGGCCGTGTCGTCGCTGCGGCTGCTCTCGGGGTGGCTGAAGCTGCGCCGCCTGGTGCGTGAGGCCGAGCCCGCGCCCACCGAGTGGCAGGAGGCGCTGGAGAAGCTGTCCCAACGCCTCGGCCTGACGCGTCCGGTGCGGCTGCTGCGCTCGGCGGCGCTGGACGTGCCCGCGGCGGTGGGCTGGCTGCGGCCGGTGGTGCTGCTGCCGGTGACGGCGCTCACCGGGCTGTCGGCGCGTCAGCTCGAGATGGTGCTGGCGCACGAGCTGGCCCACATCCGCCGCCACGACTTCGTGGTGAACCTGGTGCAGACGCTGGTGGAGACGCTCCTCTTCTACCACCCGGCGGTGTGGTGGATGTCGCGCGTCATCCGCGTCGAGCGCGAGCACTGCTGCGACGACATCGCCGTGGGTACGAGCGGCAACGCGGTCTCCTACGCCCGCGCCCTCACCGCGCTGGAGTCCCTGCGCGTGATGCCCCTCGAGGCGTCGAGCCCGGCGATGTCCGCCCTGGGTGGCTCGCTCACGGACCGCGTCCGCCGGCTGGTGGTCGCCCCCGCGGCGCGCTGCTCCTCGCGGTGGGTGGCGGGCGCCTCGGTCGTCACGCTGATGAGCGGCGCGGCGGTGGCGGCGCCCCTGGCGGCCCTCGTCCTCCCCGAGCGTCCCGCGGCCACGGCCGAGGCTCCCGCGCCCCTGGCCCCCCCGAGCGCTCCGCTCGCGGCCAAGGGCCCCGCCTCCCTCCCGGCTTCCGAGCGGGAGGTGGAATCCTTCGCCCAGGGCGTGGTCGCCACCGTGGTGCCGGGCGTCCTGTCCGCGCTCTCCGCCCAGGGTCCGGCGCTGGCGCGGAACATCCTCGCCCAGGCTCCGGCGCCCGCTCCGATTCCCGTGCCCGTGCCGAAGCCGGTGGGCGCCGGCAAGCGAGGCGACGACAAGGACGAGGACACCACCCGCGTGGGCGACAAGCAGCTCTCGGTGGATCAGCTCGTCGCGCTCAAGGTGGCCGGTGTCACCCCGGAGCGCGTGAAGGAGCTGGAGTCGCTCGGCTACGAGCCCACGGTGGAGAACCTGGTGCAGCTCGGCCACGCCCACGTGACGCCCGGGTTCGCCAGGGAGATGACGGGCCTGCTGGGCCGCAAGCCCACCGCCGACGAGCTGGTGGAGATGCGGCACCTTGGCGTGACGACCGAGCGCGTGAAGGCACTCGGGGCGGCCGGGTACGGCAAGCTCTCCGCGGACGGACTCACGCAGGCGGCGGCGCTCGGCGTGGACGAGCGCTTCATCAACGAGCTGAAGGCCGCCGGCTACGACACGCTGTCCTTCGACGACCTCATCGAGCTGCGAGCCCTCGGGGTGAATGGCCCATTCGTCCAGGGGCTGAAGGCCGCGGGCTACGACAAGCTCCCGGCGGACGAGCTGGTGCAGTTCAAGGCGCTCGGCGTGACCCCGGAGTACCTCCGCTCGCTGCGCGAGGCCGGGCTGGACAAGCTCCCCGCGGAGGACGTGGTGCAACTGCGCGCGCTCGGCGTGGACGCGGGCTTCATCCGCAAGCTGCGCGACGAGGGGTTGGACAAGCTCTCCGTCGATGAGCTCGTCCGCCTGCGCACCAGTGGCGTGGACGCGGACTTCATCCGCGAGCTGCGCAAGAAGCAGTAA
- a CDS encoding BlaI/MecI/CopY family transcriptional regulator: MSEPKLPRPTDAELGILQVLWERGPRTVREVHEALNKGPDGTGYTTVLKLMQIMTDKGLVQRDESQRAHVYTARATQQKTQRQLVTELLDRAFGGSPAQLAMQALSTKKASAEELAELRKLLDTLEEEKP, encoded by the coding sequence ATGAGTGAACCGAAGCTGCCGCGTCCGACGGACGCGGAGCTGGGCATCCTGCAGGTGTTGTGGGAGCGAGGCCCGCGCACGGTGCGCGAGGTGCACGAGGCCTTGAACAAGGGCCCGGACGGCACGGGCTACACCACGGTGCTCAAGCTGATGCAGATCATGACCGACAAGGGGCTCGTGCAGCGCGATGAGTCCCAACGGGCGCACGTGTACACCGCGCGAGCCACGCAGCAGAAGACGCAGCGGCAGCTCGTGACGGAGCTGCTGGACCGGGCGTTCGGCGGCTCGCCCGCCCAGCTCGCCATGCAGGCGTTGTCGACGAAGAAGGCCTCGGCCGAGGAGCTCGCCGAGCTGCGCAAGCTGCTGGACACCCTCGAGGAGGAGAAGCCATGA
- a CDS encoding vWA domain-containing protein, whose amino-acid sequence MNRTHLLLATAALLALAAVGVGPPRQKDTSHTVARPDEAPTGVVLPPVTAKDGALTLEGKLSGAYLMAGPSEAFAALTVRADERRMEKRMPVSLALVIDRSGSMRGQKLVNAKLAALTLVRSLSAGDRLALVHYGTDVSVFPSQEVSETTRQEMLAFVDAIQDEGSTHISGGLEAAAKELRPYVTDFRVSRILLLSDGEPTVGLTREEDLRRLAATYQREGMAVSALGVGEDIKERLMRGLAEQGGGFYGYIQDPERLADIFQRELEQAAGTLARGVELRLELPEGVTNAEAMGVSTRREGRTLVVPLYDLASGQSAQVVVKLTLSLEATEAARGVLGARLRYFDVEAERQVEVKLDLSAKVTEDEALVRANLDQEVRVYAARALGAREMQAAAEEMKRGNRERALGMLDNARRLFGTSAEALSGELADVEQTQAAYRNARDETSVRREALQLHRKSLKTFGQNNAY is encoded by the coding sequence ATGAACCGGACACACCTGTTGCTGGCCACCGCCGCACTGCTCGCTCTCGCGGCGGTGGGGGTGGGCCCGCCCCGCCAGAAGGACACGAGCCACACCGTGGCCCGGCCCGACGAGGCCCCCACGGGCGTGGTGCTGCCCCCCGTCACCGCGAAGGACGGCGCGCTGACGCTGGAGGGCAAGCTGTCCGGGGCCTACCTCATGGCCGGGCCGAGCGAGGCCTTCGCCGCGCTGACGGTGCGCGCGGACGAGCGCCGCATGGAGAAGCGGATGCCGGTGAGCCTGGCGCTGGTCATCGACCGCTCGGGCTCCATGCGGGGCCAGAAGCTGGTGAACGCGAAGCTCGCGGCGTTGACGCTGGTGCGCAGCCTGAGCGCGGGAGATCGGCTGGCGCTCGTGCACTACGGCACGGACGTGAGCGTCTTCCCCAGCCAGGAGGTGTCGGAGACGACGCGCCAGGAGATGCTGGCCTTCGTGGACGCCATCCAGGACGAGGGCTCCACCCACATCAGCGGGGGCCTGGAGGCGGCGGCGAAGGAGCTGCGGCCGTACGTGACGGACTTCCGGGTGAGCCGCATCCTCCTGCTGAGTGATGGCGAGCCCACCGTGGGGCTCACCCGGGAAGAGGACCTCCGGCGGCTGGCGGCCACGTACCAGCGGGAGGGAATGGCGGTGAGCGCGCTGGGAGTGGGCGAGGACATCAAGGAGCGGCTGATGCGGGGCCTGGCCGAGCAGGGCGGCGGCTTCTACGGCTACATCCAGGACCCGGAGCGGCTGGCGGACATCTTCCAGCGCGAGCTGGAGCAGGCGGCGGGGACGCTGGCGCGCGGGGTGGAGCTGCGGCTGGAGCTGCCGGAGGGGGTGACGAACGCGGAGGCGATGGGCGTGTCGACGCGGCGCGAGGGCCGCACGCTGGTGGTGCCCCTGTACGACCTGGCCAGTGGGCAGAGCGCCCAGGTGGTGGTGAAGCTGACCCTGTCGCTGGAGGCCACCGAGGCGGCGCGCGGGGTGCTGGGGGCGCGGCTGCGCTACTTCGACGTGGAGGCCGAGCGGCAGGTGGAGGTGAAGCTGGACCTGTCGGCGAAGGTGACGGAGGACGAGGCGTTGGTGCGGGCGAACCTGGACCAGGAGGTGCGGGTGTACGCGGCGCGGGCGCTCGGAGCCAGGGAGATGCAGGCGGCGGCCGAGGAGATGAAGCGGGGCAACCGGGAGCGGGCCCTGGGCATGTTGGACAACGCACGTCGGCTGTTCGGCACCTCGGCGGAGGCGCTCTCGGGTGAGCTTGCGGACGTGGAGCAGACCCAGGCAGCCTATCGCAACGCACGGGATGAAACCTCCGTGAGGCGTGAGGCGTTACAGCTTCATCGCAAGTCGCTGAAGACCTTCGGACAGAACAACGCCTACTGA
- a CDS encoding crotonase/enoyl-CoA hydratase family protein has translation METTDPRITLDVRGPLALIGINRPEKRNAFDLAMLRAFSAAMTSADRNPDVRCMVVLAQGDHFSAGLDLANVAPALYPEGAIDPWAIHGAVRSKPLVVAVQGLCLTLSIELILAADITVAAEDARFGQIEIKRGIFPFGGATLRFPQVAGWGNAMRWLLTGDEFDAREAYRIGLVQDVVPPGQQHERALALAETVAKQAPLGVQATLASARQTLTEGPEAAARALLPKLMELSTTEDAREGVLSFVERREARFTGR, from the coding sequence ATGGAAACGACCGATCCCCGCATCACTCTCGACGTGCGTGGCCCCCTCGCCCTCATCGGCATCAACCGCCCCGAGAAGCGCAACGCCTTCGATCTCGCGATGCTGCGGGCCTTCTCCGCGGCGATGACGAGCGCGGACCGCAACCCCGACGTGCGCTGCATGGTTGTCCTCGCCCAGGGGGACCACTTCTCCGCCGGCCTGGACCTGGCCAACGTGGCCCCCGCGCTCTACCCGGAAGGCGCCATCGACCCGTGGGCCATCCATGGCGCGGTGCGAAGCAAACCGCTCGTCGTCGCGGTGCAGGGCCTGTGTCTCACGCTGTCCATCGAGCTCATCCTCGCGGCGGACATCACCGTCGCCGCGGAGGACGCACGCTTCGGGCAGATTGAAATCAAGCGCGGCATCTTCCCCTTCGGCGGCGCCACCCTGCGCTTCCCCCAGGTGGCCGGCTGGGGCAACGCCATGCGCTGGCTGCTCACCGGCGACGAGTTCGACGCGCGCGAGGCCTACCGCATCGGGCTCGTCCAGGATGTCGTTCCCCCTGGACAGCAGCACGAGCGCGCCCTGGCCCTCGCGGAGACCGTGGCGAAACAGGCGCCCCTGGGCGTGCAGGCGACACTCGCCTCGGCCCGGCAGACGCTGACCGAGGGCCCCGAGGCCGCTGCGCGGGCACTGCTGCCCAAGCTGATGGAGCTCTCCACCACGGAGGATGCGCGCGAGGGTGTCCTCTCCTTCGTCGAGCGCCGCGAGGCCCGCTTCACCGGACGTTGA
- a CDS encoding lamin tail domain-containing protein: MTRNSASHSLRDGRLLAAVLSLLLAACGGTPQDESGEDLQGTQEAGLNVRLRLVAANTSSGNYQSYDPGHGTRIFQGLDPDVVMIQEFNYGDNSASAIRSFVDTAFGTGFHYYREAGAQIPNGVISRYPIIAAGEWDDTQVSNRDFAWARIDVPGPKDLWVVSVHLLTTSSTVRNTEATNLVNFIKANIPTGDYLAIGGDFNTDSRGESCFSTFAQVVSTASPYPADRNGNTNTNAGRTKPYDHVLIDSDLRAYQTSVVIGSSSFSAGLVADTRVYSPISELSPALSSDSGATNMQHMAIVKDFLIPSDTTTTGITVTSPNGGESWAGGSTHAITWTASGVTNVKVEYTLNGSTWTTLTSSTSASTGSYTWTVPSSATTTARVRVSDASNSATTDTSNAAFTITTSSGGGTAANVFINEILANEAGSTVSGEFVELVNSGGTAADLSGWTVSDSTGVRHTFASGTTLGAGAAIAVFGSASGIPSGVTNAVGSSTGSLALGNSGDTVTLKNAAGTTVSSTTYTSSLSGTDGVSMNRSPDASSGGSFVLHTTLSSLSSSPGKRVSGSAF, encoded by the coding sequence ATGACAAGAAACTCCGCCAGTCACTCCCTCCGCGACGGCCGCCTGTTGGCGGCCGTCCTTTCCCTCCTGCTGGCGGCCTGTGGTGGCACGCCCCAGGACGAGTCCGGTGAGGACCTCCAGGGCACGCAGGAAGCCGGGCTCAACGTCCGGTTGCGACTGGTGGCCGCCAACACCTCCAGCGGCAACTACCAGAGCTACGATCCGGGCCACGGCACCCGCATCTTCCAGGGCCTGGATCCGGACGTGGTGATGATCCAGGAGTTCAACTACGGGGACAACTCGGCGAGCGCCATCCGGAGCTTCGTGGATACCGCGTTCGGCACGGGCTTCCATTACTACCGCGAGGCCGGCGCGCAGATTCCGAACGGCGTCATCAGCCGCTACCCCATCATCGCCGCGGGCGAGTGGGATGACACGCAGGTGAGCAACCGGGACTTCGCGTGGGCGCGCATCGACGTGCCGGGCCCGAAGGACCTCTGGGTCGTGAGCGTGCACCTGCTCACCACGAGCAGCACCGTGCGCAACACGGAGGCGACCAACCTGGTCAACTTCATCAAGGCCAACATCCCCACGGGGGACTACCTGGCCATCGGCGGTGACTTCAACACCGACAGCCGCGGCGAGTCCTGCTTCAGCACCTTCGCCCAGGTGGTGTCCACGGCCAGTCCCTACCCGGCGGATCGCAACGGCAACACCAACACCAACGCGGGCCGCACCAAGCCGTACGACCACGTCCTCATCGACAGTGACCTGCGCGCCTACCAGACGTCGGTGGTCATCGGCTCGAGCTCGTTCAGCGCGGGCCTGGTGGCGGACACGCGCGTGTACTCGCCCATCTCGGAGCTCTCCCCGGCGCTGAGCTCCGACAGCGGCGCCACCAACATGCAGCACATGGCCATCGTGAAGGACTTCCTCATCCCGTCGGACACCACCACCACGGGCATCACGGTGACCTCGCCCAACGGCGGCGAGAGCTGGGCGGGCGGCAGCACCCACGCCATCACCTGGACGGCCTCGGGCGTGACGAACGTGAAGGTGGAGTACACGCTCAACGGCTCCACCTGGACCACCCTCACCTCCAGCACCTCGGCCTCCACGGGCAGCTACACCTGGACGGTGCCGAGCAGCGCCACCACCACCGCCCGGGTCCGCGTGAGCGACGCCTCCAACTCCGCCACCACCGACACGAGCAACGCGGCCTTCACCATCACCACCTCCTCCGGCGGAGGCACCGCCGCGAACGTGTTCATCAACGAGATTCTCGCCAACGAGGCGGGCTCGACCGTGAGCGGCGAGTTCGTCGAGCTCGTCAACTCGGGAGGCACGGCCGCGGACCTCTCCGGCTGGACGGTGTCCGACAGCACGGGCGTGCGCCACACCTTCGCGAGCGGCACCACCCTGGGCGCGGGCGCGGCGATCGCCGTGTTCGGCAGCGCCTCGGGCATTCCCTCGGGTGTGACGAACGCGGTGGGCAGCTCCACGGGGTCGCTCGCCCTGGGCAACAGTGGCGACACCGTGACGCTGAAGAACGCGGCGGGGACGACGGTGAGCTCCACCACCTATACCTCGTCACTCTCCGGCACGGACGGCGTGTCGATGAACCGCAGCCCGGATGCCTCCAGCGGCGGCTCCTTCGTGCTGCACACCACGCTCTCGAGCCTGTCGAGCTCGCCGGGCAAGCGCGTCAGCGGCTCCGCGTTCTGA
- a CDS encoding FG-GAP-like repeat-containing protein, which translates to MHRRTYGLFKLAVSVLASSWALGCGGPATEESQPTTGERFASRKDPSYIHNSSAWPMSNGVASIPVCWDSTGFDVEKGWVRSVVESRFEGQPFFHVNFTGWGQCGLFSSGIRIQISDTTSDNHPRVKALGKGLDGMANGMVLNFTFNNWSYNSCNAAEVGDSRRRYCIEAIGMHEFGHALSLAHEQNRGDKPSSCTDSPQGSTNGDMYVGNFDQGSLMAYCNPTWNNGGNLSQGDVAGLARLYGGGGDVFVGSSTGSGFSSGQARHDGFCIGNEVCLTGDFNGDGRQDLVTFTRGTAHEVYVALSTGTGFNGSGWLWHDDFAYDGETPRVGDVNGDGMDDIITFTHSPANDVYVALSTGSSFGGAGLWHDDFAYSGETPEVGDVNGDGKDDIITFTHSPANDVYVALSTGSSFGGAGLWHDDFAYTGETPKVGDFNGDGRDDIVTFTHGSASDVYVALSTGSSFGGAGLWHSDFAYNGEIPAVSDVNGDGRDDIVTFVRGSQGTVYAATSSGLSFDGYSWLWSTGICLAQDVCAVADVTGDGRADAIGFKRN; encoded by the coding sequence ATGCATCGTCGTACCTATGGACTGTTCAAGCTGGCCGTCTCGGTGCTCGCGAGCTCGTGGGCCCTGGGCTGTGGAGGTCCCGCCACCGAAGAATCGCAGCCCACCACCGGTGAGCGGTTCGCCTCGCGCAAGGATCCCTCGTACATCCACAACAGCAGCGCGTGGCCCATGAGCAATGGCGTGGCCAGCATCCCCGTATGCTGGGACAGCACCGGCTTCGACGTCGAGAAAGGCTGGGTGCGCAGCGTCGTCGAGTCGCGCTTCGAGGGGCAGCCGTTCTTCCACGTGAACTTCACCGGCTGGGGCCAGTGCGGCTTGTTCTCTTCGGGCATCCGTATCCAGATTTCCGACACCACGTCCGACAACCACCCGCGAGTGAAGGCACTGGGCAAAGGGTTGGACGGCATGGCCAATGGCATGGTGCTCAACTTCACCTTCAACAACTGGAGCTACAACAGCTGCAACGCGGCGGAGGTGGGAGATTCGAGGCGGCGCTACTGCATCGAGGCCATCGGCATGCACGAGTTCGGCCATGCCCTGAGTCTGGCCCACGAGCAGAACCGGGGAGACAAGCCGTCGAGCTGCACGGACTCGCCGCAGGGCTCCACCAACGGCGACATGTACGTGGGCAACTTCGACCAGGGCTCGCTCATGGCCTACTGCAACCCGACGTGGAACAACGGGGGCAATCTGAGCCAGGGTGACGTGGCCGGCCTGGCGCGCCTGTACGGCGGTGGCGGCGACGTCTTCGTGGGCAGTTCCACCGGCTCTGGCTTTTCCAGCGGCCAGGCCCGCCACGACGGCTTCTGCATCGGCAACGAGGTCTGCCTCACCGGTGACTTCAATGGTGACGGCCGGCAGGACCTGGTGACCTTCACGCGAGGCACTGCCCATGAGGTCTATGTCGCGCTCTCCACCGGCACCGGCTTCAACGGCAGCGGCTGGCTGTGGCACGACGACTTCGCCTACGACGGCGAGACCCCGCGCGTGGGAGATGTCAACGGCGACGGCATGGATGACATCATCACCTTCACGCACAGCCCCGCCAATGACGTCTATGTCGCGCTCTCCACCGGCTCCAGCTTCGGCGGCGCCGGGCTGTGGCACGACGACTTCGCCTACTCTGGCGAGACGCCCGAGGTGGGAGACGTCAACGGCGACGGCAAGGATGACATCATCACCTTCACGCACAGCCCCGCCAATGACGTCTATGTCGCGCTCTCCACCGGCTCCAGCTTCGGCGGCGCCGGGCTGTGGCACGACGACTTCGCCTACACTGGCGAGACGCCGAAGGTGGGCGACTTCAACGGTGACGGCCGCGACGACATCGTCACCTTCACCCATGGCTCCGCCAGTGACGTGTACGTGGCCCTGTCCACCGGCTCCAGCTTTGGCGGCGCCGGGCTGTGGCACAGCGACTTTGCCTACAACGGCGAGATTCCGGCTGTGAGCGACGTGAATGGTGACGGCCGCGATGACATCGTCACCTTCGTGCGCGGCAGCCAGGGCACGGTGTACGCAGCCACCTCCAGCGGCTTGAGCTTCGACGGCTATAGCTGGCTGTGGAGCACCGGCATCTGCCTCGCGCAGGATGTGTGTGCGGTGGCGGACGTGACGGGTGACGGCCGCGCCGACGCCATCGGCTTCAAGCGTAACTGA